tacatacatatacattatcATATATGTTGTCTagctacatatgtatgcatattaatggatattcatatgtatgtacagacAGATCAGACTGACAACCCGGCAGTCCGTTGAATTCGTCGTCGCCTCACGCAGgttattcgtattcgtatttttatttgcatttatatttgtacataagtgtgtgtgtgtgtgtgtgtgtgtgtgtgtgtgtgtacgtttATGTGTGCGCGCGTTGCTCAGCTGCCCCGGTCGCCCCTCTCCGCTGGCTAGCTGCTAGCTCTTCGTGAGGTTTGtcatgtttgtttgtttgtaaaaatatgtaatgtcGTGTTAGTTTATCCAATGGCGTGCCGTCGTGTCTATTTTTAGTGTACAAGCTTTATTTTTAGActggcggcagcaacaactttaactttaactgCACAAAAGTACAAACAGAGAAAAAACCACACAATGCGGCGACCGCCTTATTGCATTTGCAACTTGTTGCGCCGCGAGAGAGCCAATGTAAGAGCACAAACATAgagcgtgagtgtgtgtgagtgcgagaGTGAAAGAACGTGTGGAAGGGGTGGACTGCAGTGCGAGAGAGTGGCCGCTGCACGTTGCGGCTACGTgatgtttttgttggtttggTTACACAACTTCCAGCTGCCTGCTCTCAAtgtctgctctgctctgctctgctcagttctgtctgtctgtctcgtTTTGCTCTCTgtgtgcatttgcatttgcatttgtatttgtgtttgcatttgtatttgtttttgtatttgatttcGTTAAACGTTTTATcacgtcgctgtcgctgtcgtcgtcgtcgtcgtcgtcgtcgtcgtcgtcgtcgtcgtcgttacGTTTAAAGTTTACTTTTAGTTGCTTCGTTTCTTATGATTCTTGTTTTGCTCGATTTGTTTTTCTCATATTTTCTTTGAAATGTGAATTCTATTTATAGACCATTGGTCTTTTATTCGCCTCTCAGTTGGCGCACATTCCGCTCTCTGTttacattaaaaatatttaaattgttgtcaCGTACCAAGTTCTTAATAGGTTACGTTATGTGTTTATTTAACTCATTTTGATTAGCAGCCGAGAAAAGCACAATAAAAGACACGCTTAGTAaatgcggttgttgttgttgtcgtcgttgatggtggacagcagcagcaaagctcCGTTACAAAATTCATTGGAACTCATTTACAAATTAAGATTTTCAACCCTTTCCCAATGGAGCTTTTCTCGTAAATTGCATACCAAAAGTTTGGCAAAACTTGCAAATATCTATTCTATATATAGAAGGGTAACTCATTTAAaagattaaaatttaaattgatatagaCACTTCCGGCTCTCTGatactacatacatacatacatacatacatacatatataaaacaattctCACTCGCTCGTTTCTCTTGTCTGCCTTGCCCCCCTTCTTGCTAATCTTAAACGTTTTATCTGCCCTGTTCGTTTTCTTCAGCCGCTCTCAGCACGCATTCGATtagaataaatatttgttagaaTTGTTTGatctcatgaaaatcgcatagaaacgCGATATTTTCGCAATTTGAGAAATTCAAGGCCTGAATTTAGAAACTCGTTGTCGGGCAGTTAACATGGTTAACATTTTCTTATCAGtcaaaaaagttaaagttaggttagtatttaaaatttattaatttaagctttgaatttggttgtttttttaatttaaatttttttcgaACCTATGACCTTCAACTTCAACTCTTATACCCAAGAATTCCAGCAAACTTGGCTAACTCTATCTCTAATGCATGTGTCTGGCTTGAATTTGTagattatatcatatatattatacatatatattgatataaatatttatgatatatatgAACTGTTGGCGGCAATGGTTAATGTGACTTTGTTGGCTTTTTAATCTCATTCGCAATTTTCTTGATGGCAGGCGGTATGCGCTTTGCCACGCCCGGCTGTGAGCTCAGGAACGAGATCTCAAAGAGGGCGGGTCGGCTAGAGTAGACATTGTGGAGCATACTGATGAACCAGAATAGCAAATCGTCCATGTTTGTTATCGTGCACTGGGCAAACACAGCGCCCGCATCCCGGCCGTGCTGGTGGGAGTCAAACAGGGCGACAATTGAGGCGCGAAAATCAAAGGTCATCATCACCGTTCGACTGTCCGCTATGATGGCGGCAAATAGATGCAATGGCATCTCGCGACCGCCGGAGCCGCCCGCTTGCTGGAACACCTGCAAGGTGATCTGAAAGATGCGAGATAGCTGCATGGCAACGTTGCGATTGTACATGGGATTACTGGGATCGGCCTCCATGTGCGTGTAAAACCACTCCTCCAGCCGAAAGTTCATCTTGTGCTGTGAACGAATCGCCGATATTGCGTCTGGTATATTAAGATTTAGATTGCGCGATAAAGGCGTATGAGCTGTTATAACATTGTGATAGACATTGTTGCCATCGTTCATTGCATTTCCAAATAGCTCCCAGCCACGGGACGGCAACTCGCCCACACGATGATAGAACCTCTCCGCCTTTGCCACCTTATCCGCCAGGATTAGCGATATCAGAGTGCACGAATTGGTGCCACTCTGCTGAAACTCTCCGAAACGTGACTGGCAAAAGTCGCGC
The sequence above is a segment of the Drosophila virilis strain 15010-1051.87 chromosome 3, Dvir_AGI_RSII-ME, whole genome shotgun sequence genome. Coding sequences within it:
- the LOC6624517 gene encoding uncharacterized protein, with the translated sequence MAIHEQIDNLNIWWFPRDFCQSRFGEFQQSGTNSCTLISLILADKVAKAERFYHRVGELPSRGWELFGNAMNDGNNVYHNVITAHTPLSRNLNLNIPDAISAIRSQHKMNFRLEEWFYTHMEADPSNPMYNRNVAMQLSRIFQITLQVFQQAGGSGGREMPLHLFAAIIADSRTVMMTFDFRASIVALFDSHQHGRDAGAVFAQCTITNMDDLLFWFISMLHNVYSSRPALFEISFLSSQPGVAKRIPPAIKKIANEIKKPTKSH